The region AAGGAAGGTGACGAGGAGGTCGCCGTACTGTTGGGGAACAACCGCGGCCAGAACGTCGCGGGGATAGGCGCGAATGATGAAGGTTTGGCTGCCAAATTCGGCATCGGAAATAACTTTGTTAATGGATGGATGGTAACGGCCCAAATCACGAAAGGAAACTGGCTGCTCCAAAATCACCGTCATATGGCTTAACCTGTTATCTCGATCATAGGTCAGCCACGCCGCCGCAGGCTTGCCGCCGATCGCCGTCAGGTAGCCGTACTCGGCCGCCGGGGGCGTACCTGGGGGACGCGCGTCCCATTCGTCACGGGTCCATATCCTCCCGCCGCCATCTTCTACGAGGCGAAATCCGCCGTACAGTTTTTCGGCCGCGTCCCGGCTCATGCCGATCGGCGCAGCGGCGGCCGGCGAGGCAACGGTGAACAGGATCAGCAAGGCTATTATCGCTTTGAACATTACTTTTCCCCCGTACAGGCTTTTCGACTTTTATTTCGTAGTATTCTCATAACCCCGGCCGATTCCTGCCTGACGGGAAGGCAGGCGCATAAAGGTTTAAGTGATTGGCGCCCGGAGGAGACGAGGCATATTAGCGGCAGGCGGCGCATAATCATATTGGTAAGAGCTGGCAGGAGGGATGGACATGGTCATCGTTCTTGTACTCGTTTTGCTCGGGCTCATCGTGCTTTCCCTGTGGCTCAGGGTGCGCTTCAACCGGGACAGCGTAGCCGGGGTCGAGACCAAGTCGTCGCCGGTCGCTCTGGCCGTGCAGGAGCTTGTCGCCACGGCCGGCGGCGTGTATCTGGCCATCGTCGCCCTGACGTCCTTTCTGAAGCTGGATATGCCTGACAAGGTGTCGCTGATGGCGGTTGCCGTCGATCCCCTGGCGGTCACGGCCATTGTCCTGGCGATTGTTCAACCGTTGTTTTCCCGCCTGTTTCTCAAAATCCTCCATAAGTAGGTGATGATATGCGGCTCAGCGATTTTACCGGCAAGGAAGTAATCAATCTCGGCGACGGCGCGCGCCTCGGGTTCATCGAGGATTGCGACCTTCTGTTCGACGACCGCAACGGGCGGATAAACGCCCTGCTGCTGCCCAAGCGGGGGATTCTGACGGCGCTGATGGGCGGTGAGCGCACCCATACCGTGCCCTGGCAGACCATCAGGCGCATTGGCGACGAAGTAATAATCGTCGATCTCAATAACGCCTATGAACGAATGTTCCCCGTCCTCGGCCGCGACGGCGACGACTGAATCGGTATACCTTGAGCTGTAGCGGGCAAACTAACATTGAATGTCCAGTACTGTCATTTAATGTTAGGAGGAGTCAATCGATGCCAAACCAAACCAGCAACCAGAATCAAGGACAAGCTGTCGACCAAAACGTTCTCAGCGGTTATTCCAGCGGAATGACGACCGGTAACGTAATGGCGACCGGCAGCAGCTCAAGCCAGGCCGCCGGTCAGCAGATGACTTCCGCGCAGAGCGGAAGCGGCATGGGCAACAAGGCCGTCATCGGCGTGTTCGATGCGAAAGATCAGGCCGAGCGGGCTATAGAGTCTCTCCGCCAGCAGGGCTTCACGAACGAAAATATCAGCATCGTTTCGAAGAAAGGCGGCCGGCAGAAGGGCGACGAGTACGTGGAGGACGATATCACCGACGGCGCGCTCACCGGAGGCACCCTCGGCGGCATCGGCGGCCTCATCCTCGGCGCCGGCGCTCTGGCCATCCCCGGCGTGGGACCGATCGTGGCCGCCGGACCGATAGCAGCCGCTCTTGGCGGCGCGGTGGCCGGCGGTGTGGCGGGTGGACTGATCGACTGGGGCATTCCGGCCGATGTAAGCCGCCGTTACGAGCAACAGGTCGCCGAAGGAGGCATCCTGGCCGTCGTGCACACCGACAACCAGAAGGTTAATCAGGCGGCCCTGATTTTGC is a window of Selenomonadales bacterium 4137-cl DNA encoding:
- a CDS encoding YlmC/YmxH family sporulation protein encodes the protein MRLSDFTGKEVINLGDGARLGFIEDCDLLFDDRNGRINALLLPKRGILTALMGGERTHTVPWQTIRRIGDEVIIVDLNNAYERMFPVLGRDGDD